From the genome of Aerosakkonema funiforme FACHB-1375:
GCAGGGATCTGCGATCGTGGTATTGAGGATTGGCGTCCATTCTGCACCCACAGCTTCTACAACTACAACACCGCTCCAATCTGGGTGGAAGCGATATATAATTACCCGATCTGTTGCGAGAAACTGTCGTACTTCTGTCGCCGTTGTCTTGAGAATTTCGTCGAAACGCAAAGACCTGCGAATACGCTCTGCCATCCTACCAAGCAGCCTTTCTGCTTCCGCTTGCTGCCACAGCGCTTCTTTTGCTCTTTCTTGATAAGTAATATCGCGAAAACTCCACACCCTACCGACGATTTTTTCTCCAATTAGTTGCGGCTGAGTATAGTGTTCAAAAATTTTCCCGTTCTTTAATTCTAGAATGTCATAACCTTTGACTTCGGATTGGTTACTCAATTCTCTAATTCTTTTAGTCATCGTTTCTGGATTTTTCAGCCTATCTATAATAAAATCTAAATATTCTTCATCGTTATGCCCTGCTATAATGGCATCAGTAATTTGCCACATTTGGATAAATTTCTGATTCAGACATACAAGCTTTTTTTTCAAACTAAAAGCGATAATTCCATCAGCTGTTGATTCAAGTGTTGCCCGCAACAAAGAAAGGGTTTTTTCTCTCTCTTCTGCTGTCTGCTTCTGTTCTGTAATATCAATATACGCGATGGCTACCCCATAATTCTCTAGTGGAATAGGAGCAAACTTAAAGCTGATCCAAGTGGCTTCATTTTGGTTTCTTAAAACACAACTTTCTACGGCTGCGGGAGTTTGATTTTCTTGCAATTGGCTAAAGGCCAATTCTTTTAGCAATATTTTTGTGCCATCTTTCTTCAGAATTTGCCAATTGTCAGCATCAATTAACTGCCTATTAAGATTTTCATTGGATGTACCTAAAATCTTTTCGTATGCCTGATTATATTCGATCGTTTTACCCGTTCGATCGGTTAGAGAAATACCGATGGGAAATATATCAAAAATTACTCGGTACTTTTCTTGGCTCTCTCTTAATGCCGCTTCTGCAATTTTGCGTTCCGTAATATCCCGACCTACTGACTGGAAACCGATGATTTTTTTATCGCGATCGAAAATGGCGCGATCGCTCCGCTCTTGCCAGCGAATTTCCCCATTGGGCAGCATCACCCGATGTTCGATCGTTCCAGTTGGCTTATCATAGTTCAAACAACCAATATGATGTTTAATTTTCTGCTTATCTTCATCAGGAACAAAAGCTAAAAAGTGGCTTCCTATCAGCTTTTTTCGGCTCATACCAAAGTAACGGCTATACGCAATATTTACGAAATAAATGATGCCTAAATCTGAAAAGCACCCGATCGTTTCCGTTTGCTTTTCTACTATAGAACGGTAAAATAACTTGCTTTTCCGTAAAGATATTTCTGTCTGCCGACGCGCCGCTATATTGTGTTTAATTTCGCGACTTATCCTCATTAAATTGGCAGTATTTTCCGCCAAATTCTCTTCAAAAATAGAATGATACTTAATTAATTGTTTTTGAATTTTACACATTTCTTTTGATAATGTTTCTTCTGCTTGTCGAGGAATTTCTTCACACACAATAACGATCGATTCATTGGATGTTTTTCCCGTTACTGTGCGACCGCTGATTTTAACTGCTAAAATACTACCGTCTTGGCAAACAAGACGACATTCCCAACTAGCAACCGATAGCGGCTTAACCCTTTGTACCTCCACATTAACAAAGGTAGTAAACTCTAAATTTAGTTGCTCTCTATCTTCCCCATAAACAAAATTGAAAATAGATTTTTTTTGTAACTCTTCAGGAGTATAGCCCAGACGAGAAGCGGCAAACTGATTGACCAGTAAAATTACTGCTGCCGAGTCCAGAATGAAGCTCATACAAGGAAGACACTCATAAAAATTTCGATCCCAATCTGTTTCTGTTTTTGTGGTGTCCATAGCCTCGTCTACAGAGATATGACTTCTAAGCCGACCTTATACCAAGTTGCGTTCAAAGATAGCAGATAGAGAGACAGCCTGGAGCAGAGGGGCAAAAGGGTAAAAAAGTTAGATGTATGAGCGAAACAAGGTATTAATTATGACTTACTTATAAGGAACTTAAGTAAGAAACTTTACGACCTGTTAAAGTTGGGGCACAGAGGGTAGAGGGTCGAGGGATAATTCTCTTTTACCCTACTACCTACTATTTGCTAGCCATAACCAGCCTCAATTATATAATTAGCTGTTCTCCTCATAGTTAAAGGGATAAATAAAACTCATAAATTGGCTCAAATACTTGGCGTATGAGGGATTTCTTATTGCTCCGTTGTCCATCCCCTATGCTCCTAAAACCGGATTTTGCGGCCTAAGTAGAGGAGAGCCTTTTTATGTTTATGTTTTATCATCACACAACTGTACAAAAAGTAACTAATTTAGAGAATAAATTGTCAAAGAAAGTTGATTTTGAATAACGTTAGGCGATCGCACCCCGGACTAAAATGACAGTACAATCGGAACCGCGAGCGATCGCCTCCGGAATGTTCCCTTTAATCGCCTGCTGCAACATCCCCTCCCGACTCGCGCCCAACACGATCGCATCGCATTTCTCCTTTTCGGCCAAATCGATCACCGCTTCTGGCACAGAATTGGCACAAACAGGTGCAGCAACGCAAATACAGCCAACCTTGCGATGGAGAAACTGAGCGGCTTGTTCCAGTTTCCTGGTATTGCGTTGAGTCTTAGACGGCAAAAAAATTTGCGTCAGCCTGATTTCACACTTATCCGATACCGTACATAGGGAAGGTAACAGTTCCACAGCTGCTTGGGCGTTTGGGCCACCCGCCATTGGCAGCAACCACTTGCGGAACTTGTCATTTGTTGGTGTTACCGATGACAGCTGACCGGTGACAAAAGACGACTCGCCCAACTTCACCAGCACCACATCGCAAGCAGCTTGCCGAACGATCGTATCCACAACGCTGCCAAAGATGCGACCGGCGGTAGGCGGAGCTGCATTCCACCCCATGACAATCAAATCTATATGCTCATTTTTAATAGTTTCCAATATCGCTTGAGCGACATCGTGGGCAACTCGCACCTGAGTGTGAACCGGCAACCCCAACTGGCGTCCCAAATTTTCCGCCTGACGCAGCAAACGACGACTTTTGGCAGTTCGCACAGGTGCTTCCGACGGGGAAATGTGGCGCGGCGCGATCGTCACTTGCAAGCACTCTAACTCATAATCTCGATCGCGAGCGATCGCAGCTGCCAATCGCAACAGACTTGGTGCAGTTTGGGGATTAGATAAAGGCACCAACAAACGCCCCTTCCCCACAGCAGGCGATCGCGTTTGATAAGCTACATAAGATACTTCTGGCCCAGAACCTACACCTTTCCCTTCAATCTGGTCTACCTCAGCGCGAATAATATCAGCGCGAGTGATAATGCCGATCAGCTTGCGACCCTCAATTACCGGCAACCGACTCAATTGATAGCGATTGAGCAGATAAAGCACATCTGCCAAAGAAGCCTTGGGCCCAACCGTCACAGGTTGCGGCGTCATAATTTTCGACAGCAGCGCATCCCCAGGTAACTGAAGTTGGTCAATTTTCACCAAATCAGTTTGGGTGACGATACCGACCAACTTGCCATCATCCACCACCGGAAAGCCGCGATGATGAGAGCGGGAAAAAGCTTGTACGGCTTCATCCAGCGTCATTTGACTGCTGAGAGTTTCCACCCGTTGCTGCATCACGTTGCGGGCTTTCAACTCAGTGAGAATTCCGCCCTTGGGGGTTTCTGTGGCCAAATTTATGCCATTCCACTCCAGCAGACGATCGTACAGCGATCTGGGTGCGATCGCTTCTGCAACTAGATAAGAAGTAACAGAAGCAATCATCAACGGTAAAACCAAGTCGAAATTGGTTGTCATTTCAAACACAATTACAATTGCCGTAATCGGCACTTTGGAAACCGCACTGAAAAATGCCCCCATTCCTGCCAAAGCATAAGTAATCGGCGTACCCAATCCCCAAAAATGGCTGGCGAACAATCCCACCAGATAACCCAAAGAAGACCCCAAAATTAAAGAGGGCGCGAACAGCCCTCCCGGTGCGCCAGACCCAAAGGCAATTAAAGTCAAAATATACTGAGCAGTAAAAGCGATCGCCGCCACCTGCCATGTCGCGTTACCGTTGAGGAGGAATTCTCGCAGTCCCGTGTTATCCCGAAAGCCATCTGGCAAAAGTGCGATCGCCAAACCGGAAATTAATCCCGCCAATCCGATTCGCCAAGATAAACTTATACGCAGAGTGCGTTTGTAGAAATTGAGACTAACAAAAATACCCTGACAAAATATTGCTGCCAGCAATCCCGCTAAAACTCCCAAAATCAGATAGCAGGGAATTTCCGGCATCGAAAAACTAACTTGAACGGCGGTAGAATGGAGGTCTGGCCCCGAACTTTGGAAAGAATTGAGATTGAGACTGCTACCGCCCAATATTCGGGAAACTACCGCACCGATAAACGAAGCTAAGATGGCAGTACCCAGGGTGAAGCCAGAAACATCGTGCAAAAGTTCTTCCGCCACAAACAATACACCCGCGATCGGTGCGTTGAAAGCCGCCGCTAAACCCGCACCGGCACCTGCGGCAATCATCTGTTTGCGGTGATCCGGGGAAGTGGGAACCCAGCGACTGAGTTGTCCGGCTAAAGCTGCCCCGATCTGTACGGTTGGCCCCTGCCGCCCCACCGTTAGCCCAGAACCTATGGCGATCGTACTGCTGAGTAACTTAACTGCTGCCACCCGCCAAGAAAGATCCATCGGTACTCCCGCGAGTGCCGCTTTGACATGAGGAATCCCAGACCCGGCAGTTTCCGGTGCGAGGCGTTCTACCAGCAATCCAGCAATTGTACCGAAACAAAGTCCGATCGCGGGAAGTATCAAGTACGGCGGATAATTGGCAGAGATTTGCACCCGCAAAGTGCCCAACCATCCTACGCCAACTTTAAGCAACACCGATGCCAAAGCGGCAACTAAACCGATCAGGCAAGCTTCTGCGATCGCAAGGCGACGTCTGGGGCGCAATATCTGGCGGAGGCGCTTTGGGATGGTAGGATGCCACATAGTTGATGCAAGGATTTTGGATTTTGGATTTTGGATGATTAAGTTGATTTTGGGATTCAACAATTTCTGGTTTTCAAGGCATTTGCCGTTTCAATCTAAAATCTAAAATCTAAAATCTAAAATTAGATTCTTCCGGTTACCGATAAACCTTCCACAATTAGGGACGGCGTGTAACAATTCCCGTTCCACTCGGCATCGCCTCCCAGTGTGAGAATTTGTTTGAGGGCAGTGTAGACATTACCGGCCACCATTGTATCTTTGACTCGACCGACGATTTTTCCTTGCTGTACTCGATAACCTAAATCCACATTCACGGAAAAGTCGCCAGAAATTCCAGGCCCACCTCCCAGTATTTGATCTACGACCAATCCATCATCGATTTGGGCGATTAAATCCAACATCGACCCCGATCCGGGTTCGATCGACAAGTTAAACAAACCGGGGGTGGGGTAGCTTCCCAGTCCGGGACGAATGGCATTCCCGGTAGTACCGCTACCTAAGCGCCGACCGGTGGTGATGTCGGCATAAAAAAGCTGTAAAGTACCGTTTCTAATAAAGGTCAGAGTACGAGTGGGTGTACCTTCATCGTCGAAGGGGCAACTAAATGGCCCTCGATCTGGTTGTTGGGAGAGGGTGAGGATATCGGCAATTACTTTGCAGCTCAAGCGATCGCTCCACGGCGAAGCTCCTTCGACCACCATTTTACCGTTTAAAGCTGCTTGCACGGTGCCCCACAACATATCGGCTGCTTTGGCGGTGAATAACACCGGCACTCTCCCAGTCGGCGGCGCAACGTTCTCTTGCGCCCAATCCAGACGCAGTAAAATTTGTTGTGCCAAGGCAGCTGGATCGAGGCGATCGCGCTGGGTTTGACCGTCTGATACGCTCAAAAAATCATCGCCTCGCACCCATTCTGCCCCTAGATAGCAACTCAGGGTAGTATCCGAGTGCTGGCGATCGAGTCCGTGGGAGTTGACCAAGCGGGTGGTTTCTACTTCGCATTCCCACTCGGCGCTGACCAGCACTTCTGGGTAGGCATCTCGAATGAGGGCGATTGCTTCTTTTCCCCAAGCAACTAACCGATCTACCGATACTGCTTTTCCTTCATCCGGATAGCTTGCGATCGAGTCCGCCACCAGTTCTATCGGTTCGGGTTCGTTAAGATCGGAAAGGGCGATCGCTCTTTCTATCAAAGCTTTCGGTTCCACTGGCCCGTAAGCAACTGCCAATCCCGGAC
Proteins encoded in this window:
- a CDS encoding chloride channel protein, translating into MWHPTIPKRLRQILRPRRRLAIAEACLIGLVAALASVLLKVGVGWLGTLRVQISANYPPYLILPAIGLCFGTIAGLLVERLAPETAGSGIPHVKAALAGVPMDLSWRVAAVKLLSSTIAIGSGLTVGRQGPTVQIGAALAGQLSRWVPTSPDHRKQMIAAGAGAGLAAAFNAPIAGVLFVAEELLHDVSGFTLGTAILASFIGAVVSRILGGSSLNLNSFQSSGPDLHSTAVQVSFSMPEIPCYLILGVLAGLLAAIFCQGIFVSLNFYKRTLRISLSWRIGLAGLISGLAIALLPDGFRDNTGLREFLLNGNATWQVAAIAFTAQYILTLIAFGSGAPGGLFAPSLILGSSLGYLVGLFASHFWGLGTPITYALAGMGAFFSAVSKVPITAIVIVFEMTTNFDLVLPLMIASVTSYLVAEAIAPRSLYDRLLEWNGINLATETPKGGILTELKARNVMQQRVETLSSQMTLDEAVQAFSRSHHRGFPVVDDGKLVGIVTQTDLVKIDQLQLPGDALLSKIMTPQPVTVGPKASLADVLYLLNRYQLSRLPVIEGRKLIGIITRADIIRAEVDQIEGKGVGSGPEVSYVAYQTRSPAVGKGRLLVPLSNPQTAPSLLRLAAAIARDRDYELECLQVTIAPRHISPSEAPVRTAKSRRLLRQAENLGRQLGLPVHTQVRVAHDVAQAILETIKNEHIDLIVMGWNAAPPTAGRIFGSVVDTIVRQAACDVVLVKLGESSFVTGQLSSVTPTNDKFRKWLLPMAGGPNAQAAVELLPSLCTVSDKCEIRLTQIFLPSKTQRNTRKLEQAAQFLHRKVGCICVAAPVCANSVPEAVIDLAEKEKCDAIVLGASREGMLQQAIKGNIPEAIARGSDCTVILVRGAIA
- a CDS encoding TldD/PmbA family protein, which encodes MGSDNLQPKALAEQLLELAAKSGAEAAEVYQSRSLSKPVFFEANRLKQLESAQAEGTALRLWKEGRPGLAVAYGPVEPKALIERAIALSDLNEPEPIELVADSIASYPDEGKAVSVDRLVAWGKEAIALIRDAYPEVLVSAEWECEVETTRLVNSHGLDRQHSDTTLSCYLGAEWVRGDDFLSVSDGQTQRDRLDPAALAQQILLRLDWAQENVAPPTGRVPVLFTAKAADMLWGTVQAALNGKMVVEGASPWSDRLSCKVIADILTLSQQPDRGPFSCPFDDEGTPTRTLTFIRNGTLQLFYADITTGRRLGSGTTGNAIRPGLGSYPTPGLFNLSIEPGSGSMLDLIAQIDDGLVVDQILGGGPGISGDFSVNVDLGYRVQQGKIVGRVKDTMVAGNVYTALKQILTLGGDAEWNGNCYTPSLIVEGLSVTGRI
- a CDS encoding PAS domain S-box protein, whose amino-acid sequence is MDTTKTETDWDRNFYECLPCMSFILDSAAVILLVNQFAASRLGYTPEELQKKSIFNFVYGEDREQLNLEFTTFVNVEVQRVKPLSVASWECRLVCQDGSILAVKISGRTVTGKTSNESIVIVCEEIPRQAEETLSKEMCKIQKQLIKYHSIFEENLAENTANLMRISREIKHNIAARRQTEISLRKSKLFYRSIVEKQTETIGCFSDLGIIYFVNIAYSRYFGMSRKKLIGSHFLAFVPDEDKQKIKHHIGCLNYDKPTGTIEHRVMLPNGEIRWQERSDRAIFDRDKKIIGFQSVGRDITERKIAEAALRESQEKYRVIFDIFPIGISLTDRTGKTIEYNQAYEKILGTSNENLNRQLIDADNWQILKKDGTKILLKELAFSQLQENQTPAAVESCVLRNQNEATWISFKFAPIPLENYGVAIAYIDITEQKQTAEEREKTLSLLRATLESTADGIIAFSLKKKLVCLNQKFIQMWQITDAIIAGHNDEEYLDFIIDRLKNPETMTKRIRELSNQSEVKGYDILELKNGKIFEHYTQPQLIGEKIVGRVWSFRDITYQERAKEALWQQAEAERLLGRMAERIRRSLRFDEILKTTATEVRQFLATDRVIIYRFHPDWSGVVVVEAVGAEWTPILNTTIADPCFGESMVRLYQKGRTRAIADINAANLMPCHFNLLAQFQVRANLVVPILQGEQLWGLLIAHHCSNPREWQPLEIDLLKQLATQVGIAIQQAELYQQLETANQTLLRLASLDGLTQLANRRRFDEYLAQEWRRLCRDRLPLSLIMCDVDYFKL